The Henckelia pumila isolate YLH828 unplaced genomic scaffold, ASM3356847v2 CTG_461:::fragment_3, whole genome shotgun sequence genome window below encodes:
- the LOC140871624 gene encoding fatty-acid-binding protein 2 isoform X2 — translation MRNNFLFFIDQDGGSSDIFSADLLIPHGSRCHWLSHIASLVDSSRYLYLHGSGVLQEAFNCMSKFSGALVLWFAMGSNTSNSKLQGDHVGSRSSYGKACTRVKHISSVRREFTGFWWKVRSRRKASIFGKISSFTLKQLYGETERIQSFPLISLAAMLVPPFTNVATNALAFPLETSSIETQICLDQKPCEIENGGRGPFNNLYFQSLAFSKNAVERRTGIEFPTMLDSRMDGERDSNFNPEVLVGTGSRIMTIIIKSLNIYAFGFYVHPFDICEKLGPKYACVPEYELNKCRDFYQDLLREDINMTVRLVVSCNGIKINSVKDAFEKSLRNRLTKTNPNADFRCLDAFGSLFSRDIPLEMGTIIDFRRTADGHIITEVGGNHIGAVQSKDLCRAFFDMYIGDIPVCEQTKEEIGKNVANIMRKC, via the exons ATGAGGAACAATTTTTTGTTCTTCATTGACCAGGATGGCGGGTCATCTGATATTTTTTCGGCAGATCTCCTTATTCCACATGGTTCAAGGTGTCATTGGCTCTCTCACATTGCTTCATTGGTTGACAGTTCAAGATATCTTTATTTACATGGAAGTGGTGTTCTTCAAGAGGCTTTTAATTGCATGTCAAAGTTTTCTGGTGCTCTAGTGTTATGGTTTGCAATGGGGTCGAATACCAGCAATTCCAAACTACAGGGTGATCATGTTGGTTCCCGTTCCAGCTATGGTAAAGCTTGTACACGTGTAAAGCATATTTCTTCAGTAAGACGGGAATTTACGGGATTTTGGTGGAAAGTGAGGTCTAGAAGGAAAGCTTCCATTTTCGGAAAGATATCGAGTTTTACTCTGAAGCAATTGTATGGAGAAACTGAACGGATTCAGTCATTTCCATTGATTTCATTAGCTGCCATGTTGGTTCCACCATTCACAAATGT CGCTACAAATGCACTAGCTTTTCCGCTAGAAACGAGCTCTATAGAGACACAAATATGTTTAGATCAGAAGCCATGTGAGATTGAAAATGGAGGACGTGGACCCTTCAATAATCTTTATTTCCAGAGTCTAGCTTTTTCTAAGAATGCAGTTGAGCGCAGAACAGGAATCGAATTCCCAACCATGTTGGACAGCAGAATGGATGGAGAACGGGATTCCAATTTCAATCCAGAG GTCCTTGTTGGAACTGGATCTAGAATCATGACAATTATCATCAAGTCCCTAAATATATATGCATTTGGCTTTT ATGTTCATCCGTTTGACATTTGTGAGAAATTGGGGCCAAAGTATGCTTGCGTTCCAGAATATGAGTTGAACAAGTGCCGAGATTTTTATCAGGATCTTCTTAG GGAAGATATAAACATGACAGTTAGACTTGTGGTCAGTTGCAATGGAATCAAAATCAACTCTGTGAAAGA TGCTTTTGAAAAGTCTCTCCGAAATCGATTAACAAAA ACAAACCCTAATGCTGACTTCCGCTGCTTAGATGCCTTTGGTTCATTGTTTTCACGAGACATTCCCTTAGAAATG ggAACTATAATTGATTTCAGGCGCACAGCTGATGGACATATAATTACTGAAG TTGGAGGAAATCATATTGGAGCAGTCCAAAGCAAAGATTTGTGCA GGGCTTTTTTCGACATGTACATTGGTGATATACCTGTGTGTGAGCAAACAAAAGAAGAGATAGGGAAAAATGTGGCCAATATAATGAGGAAGTGCTGA
- the LOC140871624 gene encoding fatty-acid-binding protein 2 isoform X1: MRNNFLFFIDQDGGSSDIFSADLLIPHGSRCHWLSHIASLVDSSRYLYLHGSGVLQEAFNCMSKFSGALVLWFAMGSNTSNSKLQGDHVGSRSSYGKACTRVKHISSVRREFTGFWWKVRSRRKASIFGKISSFTLKQLYGETERIQSFPLISLAAMLVPPFTNVATNALAFPLETSSIETQICLDQKPCEIENGGRGPFNNLYFQSLAFSKNAVERRTGIEFPTMLDSRMDGERDSNFNPEVLVGTGSRIMTIIIKSLNIYAFGFYVHPFDICEKLGPKYACVPEYELNKCRDFYQDLLREDINMTVRLVVSCNGIKINSVKDAFEKSLRNRLTKTNPNADFRCLDAFGSLFSRDIPLEMGTIIDFRRTADGHIITEVGGNHIGAVQSKDLCSKLNSTMSTFLHIVILQPDMFLVTGAFFDMYIGDIPVCEQTKEEIGKNVANIMRKC; this comes from the exons ATGAGGAACAATTTTTTGTTCTTCATTGACCAGGATGGCGGGTCATCTGATATTTTTTCGGCAGATCTCCTTATTCCACATGGTTCAAGGTGTCATTGGCTCTCTCACATTGCTTCATTGGTTGACAGTTCAAGATATCTTTATTTACATGGAAGTGGTGTTCTTCAAGAGGCTTTTAATTGCATGTCAAAGTTTTCTGGTGCTCTAGTGTTATGGTTTGCAATGGGGTCGAATACCAGCAATTCCAAACTACAGGGTGATCATGTTGGTTCCCGTTCCAGCTATGGTAAAGCTTGTACACGTGTAAAGCATATTTCTTCAGTAAGACGGGAATTTACGGGATTTTGGTGGAAAGTGAGGTCTAGAAGGAAAGCTTCCATTTTCGGAAAGATATCGAGTTTTACTCTGAAGCAATTGTATGGAGAAACTGAACGGATTCAGTCATTTCCATTGATTTCATTAGCTGCCATGTTGGTTCCACCATTCACAAATGT CGCTACAAATGCACTAGCTTTTCCGCTAGAAACGAGCTCTATAGAGACACAAATATGTTTAGATCAGAAGCCATGTGAGATTGAAAATGGAGGACGTGGACCCTTCAATAATCTTTATTTCCAGAGTCTAGCTTTTTCTAAGAATGCAGTTGAGCGCAGAACAGGAATCGAATTCCCAACCATGTTGGACAGCAGAATGGATGGAGAACGGGATTCCAATTTCAATCCAGAG GTCCTTGTTGGAACTGGATCTAGAATCATGACAATTATCATCAAGTCCCTAAATATATATGCATTTGGCTTTT ATGTTCATCCGTTTGACATTTGTGAGAAATTGGGGCCAAAGTATGCTTGCGTTCCAGAATATGAGTTGAACAAGTGCCGAGATTTTTATCAGGATCTTCTTAG GGAAGATATAAACATGACAGTTAGACTTGTGGTCAGTTGCAATGGAATCAAAATCAACTCTGTGAAAGA TGCTTTTGAAAAGTCTCTCCGAAATCGATTAACAAAA ACAAACCCTAATGCTGACTTCCGCTGCTTAGATGCCTTTGGTTCATTGTTTTCACGAGACATTCCCTTAGAAATG ggAACTATAATTGATTTCAGGCGCACAGCTGATGGACATATAATTACTGAAG TTGGAGGAAATCATATTGGAGCAGTCCAAAGCAAAGATTTGTGCAGTAAGTTGAACTCAACTATGTCTACTTTCTTGCATATCGTTATCTTACAGCCGGATATGTTTCTTGTTACAGGGGCTTTTTTCGACATGTACATTGGTGATATACCTGTGTGTGAGCAAACAAAAGAAGAGATAGGGAAAAATGTGGCCAATATAATGAGGAAGTGCTGA
- the LOC140871626 gene encoding E3 ubiquitin-protein ligase AIP2, with protein MAQEEDVKSRLQELQKQLSKKQMFEESVSNIRSLLQQRYASASPSLQELFYSVLCRVATILKTRYTSPGFWNAGLRLFEEAEQMVKDQSKKKHLQSCITQAREQLGEIQNGSEELRDTQNRINRGYLFEGHLTVDPEPPQPDWLVQSNLLTAAATLLQGESSGQLDSSNTMDGAVNILQDLVDRLDNIVPEILDMDSGVPRVPPASKEVVAKLPVTTVTEEILSKLGKDAACSICQENLVVEDQMQELPCKHMFHPPCLKPWLDVHNSCPICRHELKTDDHAYESWKEKEKEAEEERKGAANAVRGGEYMYV; from the exons ATGGCGCAAGAGGAAGATGTGAAATCGAGGCTGCAGGAGCTGCAGAAACAGCTTTCCAAGAAGCAGATGTTCGAGGAATCTGTTTCCAACATCAGATCTCTCCTTCAACAGCGTTATGCATCCGCTTCACCTTCTCTCCAAGAATTA TTCTATTCAGTATTATGCCGAGTTGCGACTATTTTGAAGACAAGATACACGTCCCCAGGGTTTTGGAATGCTGGGCTTAGGCTTTTCGAGGAGGCTGAGCAGATGGTCAAGGATCAATCCAAGAAGAAACACTTGCAAAGTTGCATCACTCAGGCACGAGAGCAATTGGGTGAAATACAGAACGGATCTGAAGAATTAAGAGATACACAAAATAGAATTAATAGAG GTTATCTCTTTGAAGGGCATCTCACTGTCGATCCTGAGCCTCCACAGCCTGATTGGTTAGTGCAATCGAATTTGCTTACTGCAGCTGCTACCTTGTTGCAAGGTGAATCTTCAGGGCAGTTGGACAGTAGTAACACCATGGATGGTGCTGTGAACATACTTCAGGACCTGGTTGATAGGCTGGATAATATTGTGCCAGAG ATCCTGGACATGGATTCCGGTGTCCCTAGAGTCCCACCTGCAAGCAAGGAAGTAGTGGCAAAGCTTCCGGTTACTACAGTTACAGAAGAAATCTTGAGCAAACTTGGTAAAGACGCCGCATGCTCCATTTGCCAAGAAAATTTGGTGGTTGAAGATCAGATGCAAGAATTACCCTGCAAACACATGTTCCATCCTCCTTGTCTCAAACCATGGCTG GATGTACATAATTCTTGTCCAATATGTCGGCATGAACTGAAGACCGATGATCATGCATACGAAAGCTGGAAGGAGAAGGAGAAAGAAGCTGAAGAAGAGAGGAAAGGTGCTGCAAATGCTGTACGTGGAGGTGAATACATGTATGTGTAG